A stretch of Dietzia lutea DNA encodes these proteins:
- the rpmI gene encoding 50S ribosomal protein L35 produces the protein MPKMKTHKGTAKRFRKTGTGKLVRQQANRRHIMEKKPTKRTRRLDGRTDVAPADVPRIKRLLGL, from the coding sequence ATGCCGAAGATGAAGACCCATAAGGGCACCGCCAAGCGCTTCCGGAAGACCGGAACCGGCAAGCTGGTGCGCCAGCAGGCCAACCGCCGCCACATCATGGAGAAGAAGCCCACCAAGCGCACCCGTCGCCTCGACGGCCGCACGGACGTCGCCCCGGCCGACGTGCCCCGCATCAAGCGGCTCCTCGGGCTCTGA
- the rplT gene encoding 50S ribosomal protein L20, translating to MARVKRAVNAQKKRRTVLESTKGYRGQRSRLYRKAKEQMLHSMTYSYRDRRARKGDFRKLWISRINAAARANDMTYNRFVQGLKLAGVEVDRKVLADLAVTDPAAFTALVEVARKALPADVNAPAA from the coding sequence GTGGCACGCGTGAAGAGGGCAGTCAACGCCCAGAAGAAGCGTCGGACCGTACTCGAGTCCACCAAGGGCTACCGTGGGCAGCGTTCGCGGCTGTACCGCAAGGCCAAGGAGCAGATGCTCCACTCGATGACCTACAGCTACCGTGACCGTCGCGCGCGCAAGGGCGACTTCCGGAAGCTGTGGATCTCGCGAATCAACGCCGCGGCCCGCGCCAACGACATGACCTACAACCGCTTCGTCCAGGGCCTCAAGCTCGCCGGCGTCGAGGTGGACCGCAAGGTGCTCGCCGACCTCGCCGTCACCGACCCGGCCGCCTTCACGGCGCTGGTCGAGGTCGCGCGCAAGGCTCTGCCGGCCGACGTCAACGCGCCGGCTGCCTGA
- the thiD gene encoding bifunctional hydroxymethylpyrimidine kinase/phosphomethylpyrimidine kinase codes for MADAVRAPRVLCIAGTDPSGGAGLLADVKAVAAMGGYGMGAVTAVTVQNTVGVTGVHAVPPETVIAQLDAVADDVVIDAVKIGMLGQAGLVEAVGDWLRRRRPPHVVLDPVMVATTGGRLASEDAARMLRDLVPLADLVTPNVPELAVLCGETSATDIETIVGQAELVHEQTGCAVLATTGDLEDGSAEDVLVETEGDRRTTLRLPFVRVDTPHTHGTGCSLSSALATARVGAQDWEAAYRRVRPWMDGALRGGLALEVGHGSGPLDHTWFLHR; via the coding sequence GTGGCTGACGCGGTCCGGGCACCGAGGGTGCTGTGCATCGCGGGCACCGACCCGTCCGGCGGCGCGGGTCTGCTCGCGGACGTCAAGGCGGTCGCCGCGATGGGCGGGTACGGGATGGGCGCCGTCACCGCGGTCACCGTCCAGAACACCGTCGGCGTCACCGGGGTGCACGCCGTGCCGCCCGAGACCGTCATCGCCCAGCTCGACGCCGTGGCCGATGACGTGGTGATCGACGCCGTCAAGATCGGCATGCTCGGTCAGGCGGGCCTCGTCGAGGCGGTCGGGGACTGGCTTCGTCGTCGTCGTCCTCCGCACGTCGTCCTCGACCCGGTCATGGTCGCCACCACCGGCGGCCGGCTCGCCAGCGAGGACGCCGCGCGCATGCTCCGCGACCTGGTCCCCCTCGCGGACCTGGTCACGCCCAACGTCCCCGAGCTCGCCGTCCTGTGCGGCGAGACGAGCGCCACGGACATCGAGACCATCGTCGGTCAGGCCGAACTCGTGCACGAGCAGACCGGCTGCGCCGTGCTAGCCACCACCGGCGACCTCGAGGACGGCAGCGCCGAGGACGTCCTCGTCGAGACCGAGGGCGACCGGCGGACCACGCTCCGGCTGCCGTTCGTGCGGGTCGACACCCCGCACACGCACGGCACCGGCTGCTCGCTGTCCTCGGCCCTGGCCACCGCCCGGGTCGGCGCGCAGGACTGGGAGGCGGCCTACCGCCGCGTCCGGCCGTGGATGGACGGGGCGCTGCGCGGTGGGCTCGCACTCGAGGTGGGCCACGGATCCGGGCCGCTCGACCACACCTGGTTCCTGCACCGCTGA
- the pheS gene encoding phenylalanine--tRNA ligase subunit alpha, with translation MSEDTGAGEVRIDEESLGGYAAAAEAAFAGAADLDALAAAKTAHLGDRSPIALARRGLGALPKERKASAGKAVNVARGRVQQAYDARLSELQAERDAAVLVAETLDLTVPSGRAPVGAQHPITIITEQVTDVFVAMGWEITEGPEVEAEHYNFDALNFLPDHPARTLQDTFHVAPEGSRQVLRTHTSPVQIRTMLDREPPIYVACPGRTFRTDELDATHTPVFHQVEGLAIDKGLTMAHLRGALDAFARALFGPETRTRMRPNYFPFTEPSAEVDVWFPRKKGGAGWVEWGGCGMVHPNVLTACGIDPEEYSGFAFGMGLERTLQFRNGLSDMRDMVEGDVRFSLPFGIRA, from the coding sequence GTGAGCGAAGACACAGGCGCGGGCGAGGTCCGGATCGACGAGGAGTCACTGGGGGGCTACGCCGCCGCCGCCGAGGCGGCGTTCGCGGGAGCCGCCGACCTCGACGCGTTGGCCGCCGCCAAGACGGCGCATCTGGGTGATCGCAGCCCGATCGCCCTGGCGCGCCGGGGCCTGGGCGCGCTGCCCAAGGAGCGAAAGGCGTCGGCCGGCAAGGCCGTCAACGTCGCCCGCGGGCGCGTGCAGCAGGCCTACGACGCGCGCTTGTCCGAGCTGCAGGCCGAGCGCGACGCCGCCGTCCTCGTGGCCGAGACGCTCGACCTCACGGTCCCGTCCGGGCGCGCCCCGGTGGGAGCCCAGCACCCCATCACGATCATCACCGAGCAGGTCACGGACGTGTTCGTGGCGATGGGCTGGGAGATCACCGAGGGGCCCGAGGTCGAGGCGGAGCACTACAACTTCGACGCGCTCAACTTCCTGCCCGACCACCCGGCGCGCACGCTGCAGGACACGTTCCACGTCGCGCCCGAGGGCAGCCGCCAGGTGCTGCGCACGCACACCTCTCCGGTGCAGATCCGCACGATGCTCGACCGCGAGCCGCCGATCTACGTGGCCTGCCCGGGCCGGACGTTCCGCACCGACGAACTCGATGCCACCCATACCCCGGTCTTCCACCAGGTGGAGGGCCTGGCGATCGACAAGGGGTTGACGATGGCCCACCTGCGCGGCGCGCTCGACGCGTTCGCGCGTGCCCTGTTCGGTCCGGAGACCCGCACCCGCATGCGCCCCAACTACTTCCCGTTCACCGAACCGTCCGCGGAGGTGGACGTGTGGTTCCCGCGCAAGAAGGGCGGCGCCGGGTGGGTCGAGTGGGGCGGCTGCGGCATGGTCCACCCGAACGTCCTCACGGCCTGCGGCATCGACCCCGAGGAGTACTCGGGCTTCGCGTTCGGCATGGGCCTGGAGCGCACCCTGCAGTTCCGCAACGGCCTGTCCGACATGCGCGACATGGTCGAGGGTGACGTGCGCTTCTCCCTGCCCTTCGGCATCCGCGCCTGA
- a CDS encoding DUF1844 domain-containing protein — protein MTTDQPSSADQATENLLGDHLDAREVEIVDLADVSAQEIIFRSIVVLMSAAAEKLGLSDEDPASSPRLDLDESRKLITALAGLVTGSAEHLGPQARVVRDGLQGLQRAFREASAYPDEPGEGPGEKFTGPVY, from the coding sequence ATGACCACCGACCAGCCTTCATCCGCCGACCAGGCCACCGAGAACCTGCTCGGGGATCACCTCGACGCTCGCGAGGTCGAGATCGTCGATCTGGCGGACGTCTCCGCGCAGGAGATCATCTTCCGTTCCATCGTCGTCCTCATGAGTGCCGCGGCCGAGAAGCTGGGGCTGTCCGACGAGGACCCGGCCTCGAGCCCCCGTCTGGACCTCGACGAGTCCCGCAAGCTCATCACCGCCCTCGCGGGCCTGGTGACCGGCTCGGCCGAGCATCTCGGGCCGCAGGCACGCGTCGTGCGCGACGGGCTGCAGGGCCTGCAGCGCGCGTTCCGCGAGGCCAGCGCGTACCCCGACGAGCCCGGCGAGGGCCCCGGCGAGAAGTTCACCGGCCCGGTCTACTGA
- a CDS encoding TrmH family RNA methyltransferase encodes MTNTPPAEGTGRPADPFTERTPRVVSASKLHRAAARRKAGRFLAEGANSVEAALATGAAVELFCTEAALDRFADLVDTGRTAGVAVSVVTDRAIRGLSDTVTPTGIVAVCRSVTRTAADATAHAAEAMDVRDALASPRLVAVGQGLAEPGNVGTLIRVADALGADTVWLTEGAVDPENPKAVRSSAGSVFHLPVVRGIAEDDLVGRAHRAGLQVAVADADGEVDIERADDVLAAPTAWIFGNEAHGVPADLAAAADLRVRIPIRGRAESLNIVTAASICLHTSSRLQAGS; translated from the coding sequence TTGACGAACACTCCGCCCGCAGAGGGCACGGGACGACCCGCGGATCCGTTCACCGAACGGACCCCGCGGGTCGTTTCCGCATCCAAGCTCCACCGAGCCGCGGCCCGGCGTAAGGCCGGACGCTTCCTCGCCGAGGGCGCCAACTCCGTCGAGGCCGCGCTCGCCACCGGCGCCGCCGTCGAGCTCTTCTGCACCGAGGCGGCGCTCGACCGGTTCGCCGACCTCGTCGACACCGGCCGTACCGCCGGCGTCGCGGTGTCAGTGGTGACCGACCGCGCCATCCGCGGTCTGTCCGACACCGTCACTCCGACCGGGATCGTCGCCGTGTGCCGCTCCGTCACGCGGACTGCCGCCGACGCCACCGCGCACGCCGCGGAGGCGATGGACGTGCGGGACGCCCTCGCCTCGCCGCGCCTCGTCGCGGTCGGTCAGGGGCTGGCCGAGCCGGGCAACGTCGGCACGCTCATCCGTGTCGCGGACGCGCTCGGCGCCGACACCGTGTGGCTCACCGAGGGCGCGGTCGACCCGGAGAACCCCAAGGCCGTCCGCTCCTCGGCCGGGAGTGTCTTCCACCTGCCCGTCGTCCGCGGCATCGCCGAGGACGACCTCGTCGGGCGCGCCCACCGCGCGGGTCTGCAGGTGGCCGTCGCCGACGCCGACGGAGAAGTCGACATCGAACGCGCCGACGACGTGCTCGCCGCGCCCACCGCGTGGATCTTCGGCAACGAGGCCCACGGCGTGCCGGCCGACCTCGCCGCCGCCGCCGACCTGCGGGTCCGCATCCCCATCCGCGGTCGCGCCGAGAGCCTGAACATCGTCACCGCGGCGTCCATCTGCCTGCACACCAGCTCCCGGCTGCAGGCGGGGTCGTGA
- a CDS encoding DUF2786 domain-containing protein produces the protein MNASHATSSHDDQRYGNDRGRRGADDRDRCGADDRDWRGADPRGRDAAPPPEKALDRVRKLFAKAESVAGTPEADVLLERAYALLAKYGVDEALARTGPDTTAAEVTVLDHLVSGRYQPDQVGLVAALASAMHCRAVTSVRGDNTRVVHIVGVRRHVERVGMLAGPLTGVMLAAAARQRPAPGVSAVTHRKSFMTGFAFEVGRRLEAAEQGAVAESRDAAGAGIVLRSDAQRADAELRRRFPTAVRGTRRRVGMSGIEEGRRVGGSVDLGQRRFAGGRRQLGA, from the coding sequence ATGAACGCCTCCCACGCCACCTCCTCCCACGACGACCAGCGCTACGGGAACGACCGCGGCCGGCGCGGAGCGGACGATCGCGACCGGTGCGGAGCGGACGACCGCGACTGGCGTGGTGCGGACCCGCGCGGCCGCGACGCCGCCCCGCCACCCGAGAAGGCGCTGGACCGGGTGCGGAAACTCTTCGCCAAGGCCGAGAGCGTGGCCGGCACGCCGGAGGCGGACGTGCTCCTCGAGCGCGCCTACGCACTACTCGCCAAGTACGGCGTCGACGAGGCGCTGGCGCGCACGGGTCCGGACACCACCGCCGCGGAGGTGACCGTGCTCGACCATCTGGTCTCCGGCAGATACCAGCCCGACCAGGTGGGCCTCGTCGCCGCACTCGCGTCGGCGATGCACTGCCGGGCCGTCACTTCCGTGCGCGGTGACAACACGCGCGTCGTCCACATCGTCGGGGTCCGGCGGCACGTCGAGCGGGTGGGCATGCTCGCCGGGCCGCTGACCGGGGTGATGCTCGCCGCGGCGGCCCGCCAGCGCCCGGCGCCCGGCGTCTCCGCCGTCACCCACCGCAAGTCGTTCATGACCGGGTTCGCCTTCGAGGTCGGCCGGCGGTTGGAGGCCGCCGAGCAGGGCGCCGTCGCCGAGAGCCGCGACGCCGCCGGGGCGGGGATCGTCCTCCGGTCGGACGCCCAGCGGGCGGACGCGGAGCTGCGCCGCCGGTTCCCGACCGCGGTGCGCGGCACCCGCCGACGGGTCGGCATGTCCGGGATAGAGGAGGGGCGCCGGGTGGGCGGCTCGGTGGACCTGGGGCAGCGGCGGTTCGCGGGGGGACGGCGACAGCTGGGGGCCTGA
- a CDS encoding ABC-F family ATP-binding cassette domain-containing protein — MSATLTVRGVGASRGARTLFDGLDLVVAPGDVWGLSGPNGAGKSTLLHALAGDPLAEMAGQVTVSPPDATVGLLRQEVERDDDEVVRDFLHRVTGVADAQARMDALAEGMVDSDAAAEAYGDALERWLALGGGDLDDRIPATAARLGLDAAVTELPMTALSGGQAARVNLCAVLLSQYDILLLDEPTNDLDLAGLAVLEEFMRSERRPMVVVSHDREFLSRCVTGIVELDSAQRQITVFDGGYEAYLAERALARQRARDAYEGYAGRVDQLRERVQTQKTWLDKGVRNTMRKSGGKDAERDKHIRNRAGQRSEKQAAKISQSERALERLEVVEEPRKEWELRMEIAAAPRSGAVVAVLTDAVVRRGHFVLGPVTVQLGAGDRVLVSGANGAGKSTLLAALTGASSPDGGRATIGSGVLPGRVDQARSEFSGGDTLLDTFCVAADPAGLDPTEARTLLAKFGLGGEHVARACATLSPGERTRAALALLQQRGVNLLVLDEPTNHLDLPAIEQLEQAVDAFDGTVLLVTHDRRMRDAFRATREFVVESGAVREVR; from the coding sequence GTGAGCGCCACGCTCACCGTCCGCGGAGTCGGCGCCTCCCGGGGAGCGCGCACGCTGTTCGACGGGCTCGACCTCGTCGTCGCCCCCGGTGACGTCTGGGGCCTCTCCGGGCCCAACGGCGCCGGAAAATCCACCCTCCTCCACGCGCTCGCCGGCGACCCGCTCGCCGAGATGGCCGGACAGGTCACCGTCAGCCCGCCGGACGCCACGGTCGGCCTCCTCCGCCAGGAGGTGGAACGGGACGACGACGAGGTGGTGCGAGACTTTCTGCACCGCGTCACCGGCGTCGCGGACGCGCAGGCACGGATGGACGCGCTCGCGGAAGGGATGGTCGACTCCGACGCCGCCGCCGAGGCCTACGGGGACGCCCTCGAACGCTGGCTGGCGCTCGGGGGCGGCGACCTCGACGACCGGATCCCCGCCACCGCGGCGCGGCTCGGGCTCGACGCCGCCGTGACGGAGCTGCCCATGACCGCGCTGTCGGGAGGGCAGGCCGCCCGCGTCAACCTCTGCGCCGTCCTGCTCAGCCAGTACGACATCCTGCTCCTCGACGAGCCGACCAACGACCTCGACCTCGCGGGACTGGCCGTCCTCGAGGAGTTCATGCGGTCCGAACGCCGCCCCATGGTCGTGGTCAGTCACGACCGCGAGTTCCTGTCCCGGTGCGTGACCGGCATCGTCGAACTCGACTCCGCCCAGCGGCAGATCACCGTGTTCGACGGGGGCTACGAGGCCTATCTCGCCGAGCGCGCACTCGCGCGGCAGCGGGCCCGCGACGCCTACGAGGGGTACGCGGGTCGCGTCGATCAGCTCAGGGAGCGCGTCCAGACGCAGAAGACGTGGCTCGACAAGGGCGTGCGCAACACGATGCGCAAGTCCGGCGGCAAGGACGCCGAACGGGACAAGCACATCCGCAACCGGGCCGGGCAGCGCTCGGAGAAGCAGGCCGCCAAGATCTCCCAGTCCGAGCGGGCGTTGGAGCGCCTCGAGGTGGTCGAGGAGCCGCGCAAGGAGTGGGAGCTACGCATGGAGATCGCCGCCGCACCCCGCTCCGGCGCGGTGGTGGCGGTGCTGACCGACGCGGTGGTCCGGCGCGGCCACTTCGTGCTGGGGCCCGTCACCGTGCAGCTGGGCGCCGGCGACCGGGTCCTCGTCAGCGGGGCCAACGGCGCCGGTAAGTCCACCCTGCTGGCGGCGCTCACCGGAGCCTCGTCACCCGATGGGGGGCGCGCGACGATCGGGTCCGGCGTCCTGCCCGGCCGGGTCGACCAGGCGCGCTCGGAGTTCAGCGGCGGCGACACTCTGCTCGACACGTTCTGTGTGGCCGCCGACCCGGCCGGGCTCGACCCCACCGAGGCGAGGACCCTCCTGGCCAAGTTCGGGCTCGGTGGCGAGCACGTCGCGCGGGCCTGCGCCACGCTGTCACCGGGCGAGCGCACCCGCGCGGCGTTGGCGTTGCTCCAGCAGCGCGGCGTGAACCTGCTCGTCCTGGACGAGCCGACCAACCACCTGGATCTGCCGGCGATCGAGCAGCTCGAGCAGGCTGTGGACGCCTTCGACGGGACGGTCCTGTTGGTGACCCACGACCGGCGCATGCGGGACGCCTTCCGCGCGACCCGCGAGTTCGTGGTGGAGTCGGGGGCCGTTCGGGAGGTCAGGTGA
- the pheT gene encoding phenylalanine--tRNA ligase subunit beta: protein MRIAQSWLTEILQRANDGWTVTPAELDAGFVRVGLEVEGAPEQLPEITGPLTIGRVASIEELEGFKKPIRFCLVDVGGDEPQQIVCGARNFAEGDLVVVALPGTVLPGGFEIGKRKTYGRPSEGMICSASELGIGSDHSGIIVLAPGTAEPGDPAGPVLAAGAGERDTVIELNVTPDRGYCLSARGLARELACGFDLDFADPAVELGLPSDAEAWPLEVLPESGARRFALRRVTGVDPAARTPWWMARRLLLSGVRPISPAVDVTNYVMLELGHPMHAFDAARLQGGLTVRRARAGETLVTLDDVERTLDPEDVVICDDSGPVSMAGVMGGASTEVSEGTTDVLLEAAVWDTLAVFRTIRRHKLPSEAGKRYERGVDAAASIAALDRAATLLAEITGGAVEDSLTDVGSAPVMPTIAFDPDRPARVAGVGYPAGTARRRLEQIGCAVAGDDAVLLEVTPPTWRPDLALPADLVEEVLRLEGLENIPSVLPTAPAGRGLTAEQRGRRAVGHALAAAGHVEVLTSPFCDPSVFDDMGLGDDDERRSTMSVVNPLESDKAHLASTLLPSLVEIARRNITRGARDLALFSVAQVSFRTPTTAPVEMLPVDREPTPEERERLSASLPEQPLHVAALYTGKREPAGHFGPGREADALDAVEAARTVGRALGAEVGVRAAEYAPWHPGRCVEVLVDSVVVGHAGELHPAACERLGLPARTCAVELDLTAIGAREVLPAPTISSYPAVNQDVALVVDASVPAVDLESALRSGGGELLESVRLFDVYTGAQLGDGRKSLAYALTFRADDRTLTEDEASTWRTAAVEAAEKAVGASLRG from the coding sequence GTGCGAATTGCGCAGTCCTGGTTGACCGAGATCCTGCAGCGGGCCAACGACGGCTGGACGGTGACCCCCGCCGAGCTCGACGCCGGGTTCGTCCGGGTCGGGCTCGAGGTGGAGGGCGCGCCGGAGCAGCTCCCCGAGATCACCGGCCCGCTCACGATCGGCCGGGTCGCGAGCATCGAGGAGCTCGAGGGCTTCAAGAAGCCCATCCGTTTCTGCCTGGTCGACGTAGGCGGGGACGAGCCACAGCAGATCGTGTGCGGCGCCCGGAACTTCGCCGAAGGCGATCTCGTCGTCGTGGCGCTCCCCGGCACCGTCCTGCCGGGCGGGTTCGAGATCGGCAAGCGTAAGACGTACGGCAGGCCCAGCGAGGGCATGATCTGCTCGGCGTCCGAGCTGGGTATCGGCTCCGATCACAGCGGCATCATCGTCCTGGCCCCCGGCACGGCCGAGCCGGGCGATCCCGCCGGGCCCGTGCTCGCCGCCGGCGCCGGCGAGCGGGACACCGTCATCGAGCTCAACGTGACCCCCGACCGCGGGTACTGCCTGTCGGCGCGCGGCCTGGCCCGCGAGCTCGCGTGTGGGTTCGACCTCGACTTCGCCGACCCCGCCGTCGAACTCGGGCTCCCGTCCGATGCCGAGGCCTGGCCGCTGGAGGTGCTGCCGGAGTCGGGCGCCCGGCGGTTCGCGCTGCGTCGGGTGACCGGGGTCGACCCGGCCGCGCGCACCCCCTGGTGGATGGCGCGCCGCCTGCTGCTGTCGGGCGTGCGGCCGATCTCGCCGGCCGTCGACGTGACCAACTACGTCATGCTCGAGCTCGGTCACCCGATGCACGCGTTCGACGCGGCGCGACTGCAGGGCGGGCTCACCGTCCGTCGGGCGCGCGCGGGGGAGACCCTGGTGACTCTCGACGACGTCGAGCGGACGCTCGATCCCGAGGACGTCGTCATCTGCGACGATAGTGGGCCCGTCTCGATGGCCGGCGTCATGGGCGGGGCCTCGACCGAGGTCTCCGAAGGGACGACGGACGTGCTGCTGGAGGCCGCCGTGTGGGACACCCTCGCGGTGTTCCGGACGATCCGCAGGCACAAGCTGCCGAGCGAGGCGGGTAAGCGCTACGAGCGCGGGGTCGACGCCGCCGCCTCGATCGCAGCCCTTGACCGCGCGGCCACCCTGCTCGCCGAGATCACCGGGGGCGCCGTCGAGGACTCCCTCACGGACGTCGGCTCGGCGCCGGTCATGCCGACCATAGCGTTCGACCCGGACCGTCCCGCGCGCGTCGCCGGCGTCGGGTACCCGGCCGGGACGGCGCGGCGCCGGTTGGAGCAGATCGGCTGCGCCGTCGCCGGTGACGACGCGGTGCTGCTCGAGGTGACGCCCCCGACCTGGCGTCCCGACCTCGCCCTGCCGGCGGACCTGGTCGAGGAGGTGCTGCGCCTCGAGGGGCTGGAGAACATCCCGTCGGTGCTGCCCACGGCGCCCGCGGGCCGGGGCCTCACCGCCGAGCAGCGTGGTCGCCGCGCCGTCGGCCACGCCCTGGCCGCGGCCGGGCACGTGGAGGTGCTGACGTCCCCGTTCTGTGATCCGTCGGTGTTCGACGACATGGGACTGGGTGACGACGACGAGCGCCGCAGCACGATGTCCGTGGTCAACCCCCTCGAGAGCGACAAGGCGCACCTCGCGAGCACGCTGTTGCCCTCGTTGGTCGAGATCGCCCGCCGCAACATCACCCGGGGCGCACGAGATCTCGCGCTGTTCTCGGTCGCGCAGGTGTCGTTCCGTACGCCCACCACCGCGCCGGTGGAGATGCTGCCGGTCGACCGGGAGCCCACCCCGGAGGAGCGCGAGCGGCTGAGCGCCTCGCTGCCCGAGCAGCCGCTGCACGTCGCGGCGTTGTACACCGGTAAGCGCGAGCCGGCGGGGCACTTCGGTCCGGGCCGGGAGGCCGACGCCCTCGACGCGGTGGAGGCGGCGAGGACCGTCGGTCGCGCGCTCGGTGCCGAGGTCGGGGTCCGGGCGGCGGAGTACGCGCCCTGGCACCCGGGCCGCTGCGTGGAGGTACTCGTCGACTCGGTCGTCGTCGGGCACGCCGGCGAGCTGCACCCGGCGGCGTGTGAGCGACTCGGTTTGCCGGCCCGCACCTGCGCCGTGGAACTCGACCTCACCGCGATCGGCGCCCGTGAGGTCCTGCCGGCCCCGACGATCTCGTCCTATCCGGCGGTGAACCAGGACGTCGCGCTCGTGGTGGACGCCTCGGTGCCCGCCGTGGACCTCGAGTCCGCGCTGCGCTCGGGGGGCGGGGAGTTGCTCGAGAGCGTGCGCCTGTTCGACGTCTACACCGGCGCCCAGCTCGGCGACGGCCGCAAGTCCCTCGCGTACGCGCTGACGTTCCGCGCCGACGACCGCACGCTCACCGAGGACGAGGCGAGCACCTGGCGCACCGCGGCCGTCGAGGCCGCGGAGAAGGCCGTGGGGGCGAGCCTGCGTGGCTGA
- the infC gene encoding translation initiation factor IF-3, whose product MSGRGRQHRNYRGGPISAEARINERIRVPEVRLVGPGGEQVGIVRVEDALRLALEADLDLVEVAPNARPPVCKIMDYGKFKYEAAQKERESRKNQQQTVVKEQKLRPKIDTHDYETKKGNVVRFLEKGSKVKVTIMFRGREQSRPELGFRLLQRLADDITEYGYVETSAKQDGRNMTMVVAPHRGAKTRAKAQDSKVTDPASE is encoded by the coding sequence GTGAGTGGCCGCGGACGCCAGCACCGTAACTACCGAGGAGGGCCCATCAGCGCCGAAGCACGTATCAACGAACGAATCCGTGTCCCCGAAGTCCGACTCGTCGGCCCCGGGGGCGAGCAGGTGGGGATCGTTCGCGTCGAGGATGCACTTCGTCTGGCCCTGGAGGCCGATCTGGACCTCGTGGAGGTCGCGCCCAACGCACGCCCGCCGGTGTGCAAGATCATGGACTACGGCAAGTTCAAGTACGAGGCGGCGCAGAAAGAGCGCGAGTCGCGGAAGAACCAGCAGCAGACCGTCGTCAAGGAGCAGAAGCTCCGGCCGAAGATCGACACGCATGACTACGAGACCAAGAAGGGGAACGTCGTCCGTTTCCTCGAGAAGGGCTCGAAGGTCAAGGTCACGATCATGTTCCGCGGCCGTGAGCAGTCCCGGCCCGAGCTCGGGTTCCGGCTGCTGCAGCGCCTGGCCGACGACATCACCGAATACGGATACGTGGAGACCAGCGCCAAGCAGGATGGCCGCAACATGACCATGGTCGTGGCCCCCCACCGCGGCGCCAAGACCCGCGCCAAGGCGCAGGACTCGAAGGTCACCGACCCCGCGTCCGAGTAG